A segment of the Butyrivibrio fibrisolvens genome:
TAATGGAAAATATACAGGAAATCCTTAATTTAGACTTTGATGTAAACGTAATACCAACAGAGAATTATCCCCTCAATTACCCCGTCCATTGGCACAAAGAGATAGAGATAATCTATTATCCAAAGAGCTCCGCTGTAAGCGATAGCCCTATAACAGAAATCTCCGGCAAGGAATACTCTTTAAATCCCGGTGATATCCTGCTTGTATGGCAGGGAGAACTTCACAGGACCATAAAAAATGCTGCCAAAAGACTTATAGGTTTTCAGTTCGACTCTGCTCTTTTGCAAAGTCTTAATGACTTTATACCCTATATTCCTAAGCTAAGAAGACTTCACCTGCTTAAATGCAGCGAACATCCGGACCTTTTGCAGTCTTTATCAGAATATCTTGATAAGATCTGTGATCTGGATAAAGACCAGGATTCTTTTTACAGAGTAAGGAAAATAATAAACCTTCTGGAATTCATGACCGTTTTGTGCAGGGAAGCGGATAATGCCTATGATAAGTCAGCTTATACACCTGACAGCATCAATTCCGAAGCCCTCTATAAGATACAGAAATCCTGCGTCTATATAAATAAGAACTGCAATCAGGATCTGTCTTTAAATGACGTAGCCTCCATGGCGGGATTTAGCCCCAACTACTTCTCCAGGATGTTCAAAGAGACAACAGGCTACAATTTCGTTGAATACCTGATGATAGAAAGGGTTAGGAAAGCTCAGAGATACCTTGGAGATGATTCGATTCCTATCACGGAAGTTGCCTATCTGTCAGGTTTTAAGAGCATCTCGACTTTCAACAGAGTCTTTCACCAGATCAAGAACTGCTCACCAAGCCAGTTCCGTAAATATATGGTTACTGTGTGAGAACGCTGCATCTGCAGGATCGTCCAAGCCATTGATAAACACTTCGTTTCAGAGGATACTGACGACACTAAAATTTGATGATGACTATCATAAAGCATTACTATATAATGGTTAAGTCGTGAATTAATTAACCATTGGGGGGAGTATTTTGAAACTTATCAATGAAAACTATAAAGCAAAGGCCAGAATGTCTTCTACCCAGATCATCGTTCTTGGCTTTTTGCTCGCTATCATAGTTGGAGCAGCTCTTTTGATGCTTCCATTTGCTACTGCACGTGGCCAGCACACAGGCTTTTCCACAGCTATGTTTACTGCAACTACTTCAATCTGTGTTACAGGTCTTGTAGTTGTAGATACCTTTTCACACTGGTCAATCTTCGGCCAGATGATAATCCTTATCCTTATACAGATAGGTGGTTTTGGTGTTATCACTCTTTATTCTGAGATAATGATCCTTTTGAAAAAAAGGTTCTCTCTAAGCACCAGACTCCTGATTCAGGATTATTACAATCTCGATTCCATACACGGACTTATAAAATTCCTGCGAAGGGTAATAAGAGACACGCTCCTTGTTGAAGGCGTAGGTGCGGTTCTTTATTCTTTTGTATTCATCCCTAAGTTCGGATTTTTGAGAGGTCTATGGATATCTATATTCAATTCCGTATCAGCTTTTTGTAACGCCGGAATGGATGTTATAGGTCCCAATTCCCTTATCGATTACAACACAAATGTAGCAGTAAATGCCATAACCATCACTTTGATCGTACTTGGCGGTCTTGGTTACGTCGTATGGTTCGATATCATTGAAACTGCCAAGATCAGCTATAAGCGAGGATACAATTTTATAACCTTCTGGAAAAAAGTTAATGAGCACACCAAACTGGTCATCAGCCTTACACTCTTTTTACTGATAACAGGAACACTGTTTGTACTGTTCTTCGAATGGAATAACCCAAGAACAATTGCAGATCTTCCTCTGGGTAATAAGATCCTTAGCAGCTTCTTCCAGTCAGTTACATTCAGAACTGCCGGATTTGCCACTCTCCCACAGGATCGTCTCACACCATCGACCTGCCTTATTGGCTGTATCTATATGTTCATAGGCGGATCTCCTGTTGGTACAGCGGGCGGAGTTAAGACAGTTACGATATTCGTACTTTTTATGAACTCAGTATCTTTTATCAGAGACAGAAAAGAAGCTGTAGTCTTCAAAAGGTCTGTTTCTCCAAAGCTGATAAACAAAGCTACTGCGATCATTACATCAAACCTTATCATCACTTTTGCCCTGATAATGGCACTGATGCAGACTGCAAGAATTTCTCTTTTAGCTGCTACTTATGAAATTTTCAGCGCTACAGGAACAGTCGGATTATCAAGAGGACTTACACCTAACTTAAGTCTATCCGGAATGATAATAGTAATGATCGGCATGTATGCGGGAAGAATAGGACCTATATCCATGGCGCTGTTCTTCAAGACATCACACGCTGACAAGAACGATATTAAGTATTCAGACGGACACTTTATAGTTGGATAAAAAAGAACATTTCAAACTTCAGGGAGCTATATTACCTGATAGATTGATCATATGGAGGATTTAATAAAATGAAATACAATTCATTCGTAGTACTTGGACTTGGAAAATTCGGTCAGGCGATCGCTGACAAGCTTCTTGAAAGCGGCGCTGACGTTATGGTAGTTGATAATGACGAAGATATAATCGAGCAGTATTCAGCTAAAGCCACTGCTGCTATAGAAGCTGACCTCACAGACCCTACAGCCATTAAAGCAATGGGAATCTCAAATATAGACTGTGCTATCATCTGCATGGGTATGAGCCTTGAAGCAAGTATCATATGCACTATGGTAGCTAAGGAATGCGGCGTAAAATGGGTCGTTGCAAAAGCCGGAAGCGATAGAATGGGCCAGGTTCTTACCAAAGTCGGAGCAGATGAGATCATCTATCCTGAAGAAGAAAGTGGAATCAGGACTGCAAAAAGACTTATCGCAAGTAACTTCCTTGAGTACTTTGACGTAAGTGATGAGCTTTGCCTTGTTGAGATGGTGCCAAAGGATAAATGGGTTGGAAAGACACTTAAGGAGCTCAATCTCAGACAAAAATACGGGGTGAACGTTATTGCCATAAAAGACGGCAAGGTCGAGGAATCCGTTGATCCGGACAAGCCACTTAAGGCTTGCAATCCGCTCATCATGATCCTTCACAAGAACAACCTGTCTAAGCTGGATCGCAGCATACATTCTTGATGCATGCAATGGGACGGCAGATGCCCCTGAAATAATCCTCGAGCTACCTTGCCACTCGTCGTAGGGGCTTTTGCAGTTCGCATTGCATTTATATTGAGGACGATAAGTTGCTTTACGATTAAACATACGATGCCCCTGAACACTCCTCGTACGGATTACGCTCGAGGATTATTTCAGGGGCATCTGCCTGTTTTACTGCGATATTCAAAACGTTTTGGTTAATTGGTTCTAATGTACTGTCTCGGACTGCTTTATCGTTAATGCGTAATAGAGCAATTTATAGCCGAGCATTTGGGTTAATTAATGATGAGACATTCCACCTAGTAAAGTTATTACGTATAGTTCAAAGCTTAAAGGCTTATATCTACGGAGCCTGCCTGGGCGCCTGTGTCAACAAAGGCGGTTGGAGCTGGTGTTGGTGATGGCGCTGCCGACGCTGTAAAAGCGGGCATTGACATGTGTGAGGAGCCCGTACCTATTGATGGAGTTATGCCTTTCTTATCTTCAAGGTGTTTGAACATTCCTTTTAGATAGTCCATGTTAGCTTTTACGATTGCCTTATTCTCAGAAGCTCTGTGCCTTTGTTTAACTTTCTCAAGCTCTTCTTCGCTCATGTGGGGGTTGATGAGTTCCATTTCTTCGAGCATTTGCATGGTTTCTTCAAGCATTTCTAATTGTTCTTCGCCGAAGTTTGAGATCATTTCATTTATAGATGCAAGTTCCTCATCTGATACTTCCATGCTGCTTTCTCTGATGCTGTCCATGACTTCTTCTATCATGTCCTGTCTTACTTCAAAGATGGCGTCTTCCTGTTTGGATAGCTCATCTTCTGCTGCAAGGGTCTCCATGGAGCGGATGTTTTGTGCCTGGTCTTCTTCTTTGTTTAGTTTCTCATCAAGCTTGTGGGTGTTTTCTGCGTATTCTTCAAGTTCAAGGTGGTGTTTTTTCTTGCGGGCAGCCATTTCCATTCGCTTAGCATGAGTGAGGGCTAATTGAAGCTCTTCAGGGTCTCCGTCGCCTTTACTTATCATGCGCTTAACTTCAACAACTTTTCTCTTAGCGCTAAGTACTGCCTGACCAGCGCTTTGCGAGGTTTTAGCTCTTACTATTTTATTGGCTACGTCTTTGTAGTTATATCTTGTAACTTCTAATTCTTCTTCCTTTTCCTCTTCATTTTCAGGCGCTCCTGAGAGTTTTAAGAAGTCATCGATACTACTTGGCGATATAGGGAAATCCGCATTTGGATTCGTAAGTTTTTCCTGCTTGATCTGCTGTTTTCTCAGTTCGTCTTTCTTCATCTGACGAAGCTGATCATGGATACGCTTAAGTTCTTCCTGTTCTCTTCTTTTAGTATCTTCCTTTATGCCTTCTGATATACCTTGATATATTTCTGATTTAGAGGTGCTACCTGCTACGGATAAGCCATTGCCTGAAGTATTCCCGGACACAAAAACACTGGAAGAAAAGGAGTTTGCAAACCTGTCTCCTTTACTTCCGGATTTATTGTTCAAACTATTATATAAAGCTGAATAAGCCTCAATCCTGAAACTTCCTGCCATAGCGCTTACCTCCTTGTAACGCACATATAAATACATCCTTGCCAGCAGGATATAATGATAGTTTTCTCTATCTATATATCGGTAAACAGCCTCTAATTATTAACTGAAACTATCTTATAATCAGAATCTGGAATACATATTAGATGAGCTGCCTTTTATTTGATATCTTTTTTTAAAGACTTAAGATACTCTTCTTTTAAATACTATATATCTCAGTACTTCTGTATTCTTTCGATCAAATCCATGTAATCGCCGCAGTACTTACTGTAAACGCCCTCGATTACTTTCCTGAATCGCTCCTTTTCATTATCTGAAAGATAAATTATCTCGCAGCCGCCTTCAATGACACGTTTCCTTGATACTTCTTCCCTCTCCTTCCAGAGCTCTCTTTCGTACAAAGCTGACTCCTGTGCGGAGGAGGTAATTATCTCTTTTTCCTCGTCGGTAAGCTTATCGTAGGTTGTCTGGGATATAAGCTGGAGCTCAGGAATCCTTGTATGTTCATCGACGATATAATAAGGCGCCACCTTATAATGCTCCATGGATTCATAGCTTGAGAGGTTATTCTCAGCCATATCGACACGCCCTGTCTGAAGAGCCGAATATACCTCATCAAACATAGTCGGATACGGAACAGCACCAAGGTCTGTGATAATATCCTCCATAATGTCAGACTCCTGAATACGTATGACCTTGCCGCTGATATCTTCTAAGGTATGTACCGGCTCGCTTGAATAGAAATTCCTGACGCCTGCATCATACCAGGACAAAGGAACCATCCCCGTTCCTTCAAAAGAATCCATTATCTCCTGCCCAATATCACCATCAAGGACCTTCCACATATGGTCTGCATCTTTGTACAAATAAGGCATGACAAGGACATTGGCTTCAGAGTTGTACTCAGTAAGACCTGACATGGAT
Coding sequences within it:
- a CDS encoding potassium transporter TrkG, with product MKLINENYKAKARMSSTQIIVLGFLLAIIVGAALLMLPFATARGQHTGFSTAMFTATTSICVTGLVVVDTFSHWSIFGQMIILILIQIGGFGVITLYSEIMILLKKRFSLSTRLLIQDYYNLDSIHGLIKFLRRVIRDTLLVEGVGAVLYSFVFIPKFGFLRGLWISIFNSVSAFCNAGMDVIGPNSLIDYNTNVAVNAITITLIVLGGLGYVVWFDIIETAKISYKRGYNFITFWKKVNEHTKLVISLTLFLLITGTLFVLFFEWNNPRTIADLPLGNKILSSFFQSVTFRTAGFATLPQDRLTPSTCLIGCIYMFIGGSPVGTAGGVKTVTIFVLFMNSVSFIRDRKEAVVFKRSVSPKLINKATAIITSNLIITFALIMALMQTARISLLAATYEIFSATGTVGLSRGLTPNLSLSGMIIVMIGMYAGRIGPISMALFFKTSHADKNDIKYSDGHFIVG
- a CDS encoding TRAP transporter substrate-binding protein; this translates as MAGRDFVNKIIYRIVCVAIAVTLIVMCIPGCGSSSSKEDIAPEYQTICEEYKDVSPKYVFSYAENQAKDYPTSLGAIRFAYLVHQKSKGRIQIRVYTDSELGDEPDLVRELTRGGLDFIRASMSGLTEYNSEANVLVMPYLYKDADHMWKVLDGDIGQEIMDSFEGTGMVPLSWYDAGVRNFYSSEPVHTLEDISGKVIRIQESDIMEDIITDLGAVPYPTMFDEVYSALQTGRVDMAENNLSSYESMEHYKVAPYYIVDEHTRIPELQLISQTTYDKLTDEEKEIITSSAQESALYERELWKEREEVSRKRVIEGGCEIIYLSDNEKERFRKVIEGVYSKYCGDYMDLIERIQKY
- a CDS encoding TrkA family potassium uptake protein — its product is MKYNSFVVLGLGKFGQAIADKLLESGADVMVVDNDEDIIEQYSAKATAAIEADLTDPTAIKAMGISNIDCAIICMGMSLEASIICTMVAKECGVKWVVAKAGSDRMGQVLTKVGADEIIYPEEESGIRTAKRLIASNFLEYFDVSDELCLVEMVPKDKWVGKTLKELNLRQKYGVNVIAIKDGKVEESVDPDKPLKACNPLIMILHKNNLSKLDRSIHS
- a CDS encoding AraC family transcriptional regulator; this encodes MENIQEILNLDFDVNVIPTENYPLNYPVHWHKEIEIIYYPKSSAVSDSPITEISGKEYSLNPGDILLVWQGELHRTIKNAAKRLIGFQFDSALLQSLNDFIPYIPKLRRLHLLKCSEHPDLLQSLSEYLDKICDLDKDQDSFYRVRKIINLLEFMTVLCREADNAYDKSAYTPDSINSEALYKIQKSCVYINKNCNQDLSLNDVASMAGFSPNYFSRMFKETTGYNFVEYLMIERVRKAQRYLGDDSIPITEVAYLSGFKSISTFNRVFHQIKNCSPSQFRKYMVTV